The Syngnathus typhle isolate RoL2023-S1 ecotype Sweden linkage group LG1, RoL_Styp_1.0, whole genome shotgun sequence genome includes a window with the following:
- the shroom4 gene encoding protein Shroom4 isoform X1, whose translation METVEQLVSFHRIQVQLSGGAPWGFTLKGGTEHGEPLVITKIEEGGKAARCEKLRVGDELININGSALYGSRQEALILIKGSYRILKLAVRRRSIPHIRPPSWLPIEVPPPPPPPPPCLPLPADSPPLPPPPAPPAMQPHPCACTLTWNTSDNSDLPMQWGQLCRPYSSTDRSSSLGSMESLDTATPIPQPYSDSRNSPVDQTLFNSKRDSAYSSFSASSNMSDYTAVPLRPVDVCSADGFPQNLAPIRPSSAAAADGRLSDEARAEAQRVGFKFSSLNRPRQKPKERPSSWRGGDFDLIRNGECRIAAHGSPAHSPNSDHSLENNPGCPHLPNQRCASAPTDIAYEETVPSPTNEPATPNGFQQVEESSHLECFHSQSECDLRDELDATVRQLPAASDGPASFPLHASVELQEESQINHSASTGLQWQKDPDNTQLGCSQLTSNNSSPEAYSHPSCSRWSSGSPDAAESRERCREPPKKWGQSCCSTPECVLSEEGRGAIQHLHPWGRSVSAPEDTAEPSTQGGVDPADQMLGGDFEPLSAAASVDTLLEEQRVDERRSEVILNVSDATAKKTNSSRNHRRNRRRSERFATNLRNEIQRKKAQLQQSAGPGGLISCGETVQEEDGADLHEESEDPDAEVNKSQTKVIFGAQDEKSINSVKQNCDDSASTTTSVQIMDTGVPNFRVGVRVVEEPAPAGKARRWRWTPEHKLQPEPSRLYGVVGESVSRHGVCAFTSAPTCAHSASCSRMEESDILPFADRRKFFEETSKASGLQKYQEGSERGPSTNQRRHSYQGEKARHSNADQDKRPSVCDRQKKKEHAPSKEREESARDRKWDNTSREVEMQREKERQEREVERERLREKERQERVRLWERQMEFQLEKEGEEEMRRQRKEFCRKPDGNRQDHSHPSNGSQVRPTLCQGRRDMPTQYPAQQHETSKLNRKYSLTERDYTGWRRESQPADGIGLHHQPSWIPGRAIGNRNDCNGHAAAPLSQWGRTMSENDLHAGQRRSRSVGPMLREVEEGADSAEDPLSQKKKKKPPPRPPPPKWEQFHRRRSSHHTLFASSSTAPPQHPCTEPPSEEQRFSSAEPSRQRSYSLPPQRQEAAAEGCPRCSCHQPRTPDAAFAHIPADRPHFAELSFSIAPPSPMLSRRAFRPVMPTYLDHQHESETAPPPAPQNSEEMWNSYKPPSGPGAEWERSLSSGLQSDYTLPLAVANGHLSGVLLPESFSVLNHKQQQQQMYVQSVEPPKVQETGTESETTLSPSPTHSLEAELDIPFETDIDDFQEDEGLPAEEEPLTSELPCFALPATVLETDIDTLTEPRADPVGSVRTECSSAEEEPESGRERLSLEELFPHSAEGESGTESWKGAFHNTDSLDRQSGASSSCSSYYSTSAAKAQLLSQMKDLTNREREEDDELTYKRQLMESLRKKLGVLREAQRGLQDDVRANAQLGEEVEGMVVGVCKPNEVDKFRMFIGDLDKVVSLLLSLSGRLLRVETALDMLNPETEDDERLSLLEKKRQLMRQLSEAQDLKDHVDRREQAVSRVLARCLSPEQHRDYSHFVKMKAALLVEQKQLEDKIRLGEEQLRGLRESLGLGLGLGLGMSVGYGHY comes from the exons TGACCTGCCCATGCAGTGGGGCCAGTTGTGCAGACCTTACTCATCCACCGATCGGAGCAGTTCCCTGGGCTCCATGGAGAGCTTGGACACAGCCACGCCCATCCCGCAGCCTTACTCCGACTCGCGCAATTCGCCCGTAGACCAGACGCTCTTCAACAGCAAGAGAGACTCGGCCTACAGCTCCTTCTCCGCCAGCTCAAACATGTCCGACTACACCGCGGTGCCGCTCAGGCCGGTTGACGTATGCTCCGCCGACGGCTTCCCGCAAAACCTGGCGCCGATTCGTCCgagctccgccgccgccgcagacgGACGTTTATCCGACGAGGCCCGGGCCGAGGCACAGCGGGTGGGCTTCAAGTTCAGCTCATTGAACAGGCCCAGGCAGAAACCCAAAGAGAGACCCTCGTCGTGGAGGGGCGGAGACTTTGACCTGATAAGAAATGGAGAATGCAGAATAGCAGCACACGGCAGTCCCGCTCACTCTCCAAACAGCGACCACAGTCTGGAGAACAATCCGGGTTGCCCTCATCTTCCAAACCAACGTTGCGCTTCCGCTCCGACTGATATCGCCTACGAGGAAACGGTGCCTTCTCCGACCAATGAACCGGCAACTCCTAACGGCTTCCAACAAGTCGAAGAAAGCAGTCATTTAGAATGCTTCCACAGTCAGAGCGAATGTGATCTGAGAGACGAGTTGGACGCAACCGTTCGTCAGCTCCCTGCGGCCTCTGACGGACCTGCTTCGTTCCCTTTACACGCTTCAGTAGAGCTTCAGGAGGAGTCGCAAATCAATCATTCCGCTTCTACTGGTCTTCAGTGGCAAAAAGACCCCGATAATACACAACTTGGATGTTCACAGCTGACTAGCAATAACTCCTCGCCGGAAGCGTACAGTCATCCTTCTTGTAGTCGGTGGTCTTCAGGATCTCCAGATGCAGCGGAGAGTCGGGAACGTTGCCGGGAGCCGCCCAAGAAATGGGGGCAAAGCTGCTGCTCCACTCCTGAATGTGTGCTCTCGGAGGAAGGAAGGGGAGCCATCCAACATCTCCACCCTTGGGGCCGCTCTGTGAGCGCACCTGAGGACACAGCAGAGCCATCAACACAAGGCGGGGTGGACCCTGCTGACCAAATGCTCGGAGGAGATTTTGAGCCTCTTAGTGCGGCCGCAAGCGTCGACACTTTACTGGAAGAGCAGAGGGTAGATGAGAGAAGAAGTGAAGTCATCTTAAATGTCAGTGACGCTACGGCGAAAAAAACAAACTCTTCGAGGAACCATCGGAGAAACCGTCGCCGTAGCGAGCGCTTTGCGACCAACCTCCGAAACGAGATCCAGAGGAAGAAGGCCCAACTTCAACAAAGCGCTGGCCCAGGAGGGTTGATCTCTTGCGGGGAAACGGTCCAGGAAGAGGACGGTGCAGATCTCCACGAAGAGTCTGAAGACCCGGACGCTGAAGTCAACAAAAGCCAAACCAAAGTGATATTTGGTGCACAAGATGAGAAATCAATCAATTCGGTCAAACAGAATTGTGACGATTCAGCATCTACGACCACATCCGTTCAAATTATGGACACGGGCGTTCCCAATTTCCGTGTCGGCGTCCGAGTGGTGGAGGAGCCGGCTCCGGCCGGCAAGGCCCGCCGCTGGCGTTGGACCCCCGAGCATAAACTCCAACCGGAACCCAGTAGACTGTATGGCGTcgttggcgagagcgtgtcgagGCACGGCGTTTGCGCCTTCACTTCCGCGCCCACCTGCGCCCACTCCGCTTCCTGTTCTCGGATGGAGGAGTCCGACATCCTTCCTTTTGCAGATAGGAGGAAGTTCTTTGAAGAGACCAGCAAGGCGTCCGGACTTCAGAAGTATCAGGAAGGGAGCGAGCGGGGCCCGTCCACAAACCAACGGAGGCACTCCTACCAGGGAGAAAAGGCGCGGCATTCAAACGCAGACCAAGACAAAAGGCCGTCGGTGTGCGACAGACAAAAGAAGAAGGAGCACGCGCCGAGTAAAGAACGGGAGGAGAGCGCTCGGGACAGAAAATGGGACAACACGTCGCGAGAAGTTGAGATGCAGCGGGAGAAGGAACGACAGGAAAGGGAAGTGGAAAGAGAGAGGCTCAGGGAGAAAGAGCGACAGGAAAGGGTGAGACTGTGGGAACGCCAGATGGAGTTCCAGTTGGAGAAGGAAGGAGAGGAAGAGATGAGAAGGCAaaggaaagagttttgcagGAAGCCAGACGGGAATCGTCAAGACCACTCGCATCCGAGCAACGGCAGCCAAGTCCGACCGACATTGTGCCAGGGAAGGAGGGACATGCCGACACAA TATCCTGCCCAGCAACATGAAACAAGCAAACTGAACAGAAAGTACAGCTTGACGGAGAG AGACTACACCGGCTGGAGACGGGAATCGCAGCCTGCAGACGGCATCGGTCTGCATCATCAGCCATCGTGGATCCCGGGACGGGCGATCGGCAACAGAAACGATTGCAACGGACACGCGGCAGCCCCCCTCTCCCAGTGGGGCCGCACCATGTCGGAAAACGATCTCCATGCCGGTCAGCGCCGGTCACGTTCCGTCGGCCCGATGTTGAGGGAAGTGGAGGAAGGAGCGGACTCGGCGGAGGACCCGCTGagccagaagaagaagaagaaaccacCACCGAGGCCCCCGCCGCCCAAGTGGGAGCAGTTCCACCGCAGGCGATCATCGCACCACACGCTATTTGCTTCTTCTTCGACCGCCCCTCCGCAACATCCCTGCACGGAACCGCCCTCGGAAGAGCAGCGCTTTTCTAGCGCCGAGCCGTCCAGGCAGAGGTCGTATAGCCTCCCGCCGCAGAGGCAGGAAGCGGCGGCGGAGGGGTGCCCGCGTTGCAGCTGCCACCAGCCTCGGACTCCAGATGCCGCCTTCGCCCACATCCCGGCCGATCGGCCTCACTTTGCTGAGCTCTCCTTTTCCATCGCCCCACCCAGTCCCATGTTATCCAGGCGGGCCTTCAGGCCGGTGATGCCGACCTACTTGGACCACCAGCACGAGAGCGAGACGGCACCCCCGCCTGCGCCTCAAAACAG TGAGGAGATGTGGAATTCTTACAAGCCACCATCCGGACCTGGAGCTGAGTGGGAGCGAAGTCTGTCATCCGGACTTCAAAGCGACTACACGCTTCCACTTGCTGTGGCAAATGGACACCTCAGTGGTGTTTTACTTCCTGAATCCTTCTCTGTGCTGAAccacaagcagcagcagcagcagatgtaTGTCCAGAGTGTTGAGCCACCAAAAGTCCAGGAAACCGGAACCGAGTCGGAGACCACCCTCAGCCCGAGTCCCACCCACAGCCTGGAGGCAGAACTGGATATCCCTTTCGAAACGGACATCGACGACTTCCAGGAAGACGAGGGACTTCCCGCGGAGGAGGAGCCGCTCACCAGCGAGCTTCCTTGCTTCGCCTTGCCGGCCACCGTCCTGGAGACGGACATCGACACCTTAACTGAGCCGCGGGCCGATCCGGTGGGCAGCGTCCGGACGGAGTGCAGCTCCGCGGAGGAGGAGCCGGAgagcggcagggagagactgAGCTTGGAAGAGCTCTTCCCTCACAGCGCTGAGGGAGAGTCGGGCACGGAGAGCTGGAAGGGGGCCTTCCACAACACTGATAGCTTGGACAG GCAGTCCGGCGCGAGTTCCAGTTGCTCCTCCTATTACAGCACGTCGGCGGCCAAGGCTCAGCTCTTGTCCCAGATGAAGGATTTGACCAACCGAGAGCGGGAAGAAGACGACGAGCTTACCTACAAG AGACAGCTGATGGAAAGTCTGCGAAAGAAACTGGGAGTACTGAGGGAAGCCCAGCGGGGGCTTCAGGACGACGTCCGAGCCAACGCGCAGCtgggagaggaagtggagggCATGGTGGTGGGCGTGTGCAAGCCCAACGAGGTGGACAAGTTCCGCATGTTCATCGGAGACCTGGACAAGGTGGTCAGCCTGCTGCTGTCGCTGTCGGGGCGTCTGCTGAGGGTGGAGACGGCGCTGGACATGCTCAACCCTGAAACTGAAGATGACGAGAGG CTCTCCCTGCTGGAGAAAAAACGCCAGCTCATGAGGCAGCTATCTGAGGCCCAGGACTTGAAGGACCACGTCGACCGCAGGGAGCAGGCCGTCAGCCGGGTTCTGGCCCGATGCCTTTCTCCCGAGCAGCACCGAGACTACAG CCACTTTGTGAAGATGAAAGCAGCCCTGCTGGTGGAGCAGAAGCAGCTGGAAGACAAGATCCGGCTGGGAGAGGAGCAACTGAGAGGGCTCAGGGAGAGTCTGGGGCTGGGCCTCGGTCTGGGATTGGGAATGTCCGTGGGATATGGACATTACTGA
- the shroom4 gene encoding protein Shroom4 isoform X2, whose amino-acid sequence METVEQLVSFHRIQVQLSGGAPWGFTLKGGTEHGEPLVITKIEEGGKAARCEKLRVGDELININGSALYGSRQEALILIKGSYRILKLAVRSDLPMQWGQLCRPYSSTDRSSSLGSMESLDTATPIPQPYSDSRNSPVDQTLFNSKRDSAYSSFSASSNMSDYTAVPLRPVDVCSADGFPQNLAPIRPSSAAAADGRLSDEARAEAQRVGFKFSSLNRPRQKPKERPSSWRGGDFDLIRNGECRIAAHGSPAHSPNSDHSLENNPGCPHLPNQRCASAPTDIAYEETVPSPTNEPATPNGFQQVEESSHLECFHSQSECDLRDELDATVRQLPAASDGPASFPLHASVELQEESQINHSASTGLQWQKDPDNTQLGCSQLTSNNSSPEAYSHPSCSRWSSGSPDAAESRERCREPPKKWGQSCCSTPECVLSEEGRGAIQHLHPWGRSVSAPEDTAEPSTQGGVDPADQMLGGDFEPLSAAASVDTLLEEQRVDERRSEVILNVSDATAKKTNSSRNHRRNRRRSERFATNLRNEIQRKKAQLQQSAGPGGLISCGETVQEEDGADLHEESEDPDAEVNKSQTKVIFGAQDEKSINSVKQNCDDSASTTTSVQIMDTGVPNFRVGVRVVEEPAPAGKARRWRWTPEHKLQPEPSRLYGVVGESVSRHGVCAFTSAPTCAHSASCSRMEESDILPFADRRKFFEETSKASGLQKYQEGSERGPSTNQRRHSYQGEKARHSNADQDKRPSVCDRQKKKEHAPSKEREESARDRKWDNTSREVEMQREKERQEREVERERLREKERQERVRLWERQMEFQLEKEGEEEMRRQRKEFCRKPDGNRQDHSHPSNGSQVRPTLCQGRRDMPTQYPAQQHETSKLNRKYSLTERDYTGWRRESQPADGIGLHHQPSWIPGRAIGNRNDCNGHAAAPLSQWGRTMSENDLHAGQRRSRSVGPMLREVEEGADSAEDPLSQKKKKKPPPRPPPPKWEQFHRRRSSHHTLFASSSTAPPQHPCTEPPSEEQRFSSAEPSRQRSYSLPPQRQEAAAEGCPRCSCHQPRTPDAAFAHIPADRPHFAELSFSIAPPSPMLSRRAFRPVMPTYLDHQHESETAPPPAPQNSEEMWNSYKPPSGPGAEWERSLSSGLQSDYTLPLAVANGHLSGVLLPESFSVLNHKQQQQQMYVQSVEPPKVQETGTESETTLSPSPTHSLEAELDIPFETDIDDFQEDEGLPAEEEPLTSELPCFALPATVLETDIDTLTEPRADPVGSVRTECSSAEEEPESGRERLSLEELFPHSAEGESGTESWKGAFHNTDSLDRQSGASSSCSSYYSTSAAKAQLLSQMKDLTNREREEDDELTYKRQLMESLRKKLGVLREAQRGLQDDVRANAQLGEEVEGMVVGVCKPNEVDKFRMFIGDLDKVVSLLLSLSGRLLRVETALDMLNPETEDDERLSLLEKKRQLMRQLSEAQDLKDHVDRREQAVSRVLARCLSPEQHRDYSHFVKMKAALLVEQKQLEDKIRLGEEQLRGLRESLGLGLGLGLGMSVGYGHY is encoded by the exons TGACCTGCCCATGCAGTGGGGCCAGTTGTGCAGACCTTACTCATCCACCGATCGGAGCAGTTCCCTGGGCTCCATGGAGAGCTTGGACACAGCCACGCCCATCCCGCAGCCTTACTCCGACTCGCGCAATTCGCCCGTAGACCAGACGCTCTTCAACAGCAAGAGAGACTCGGCCTACAGCTCCTTCTCCGCCAGCTCAAACATGTCCGACTACACCGCGGTGCCGCTCAGGCCGGTTGACGTATGCTCCGCCGACGGCTTCCCGCAAAACCTGGCGCCGATTCGTCCgagctccgccgccgccgcagacgGACGTTTATCCGACGAGGCCCGGGCCGAGGCACAGCGGGTGGGCTTCAAGTTCAGCTCATTGAACAGGCCCAGGCAGAAACCCAAAGAGAGACCCTCGTCGTGGAGGGGCGGAGACTTTGACCTGATAAGAAATGGAGAATGCAGAATAGCAGCACACGGCAGTCCCGCTCACTCTCCAAACAGCGACCACAGTCTGGAGAACAATCCGGGTTGCCCTCATCTTCCAAACCAACGTTGCGCTTCCGCTCCGACTGATATCGCCTACGAGGAAACGGTGCCTTCTCCGACCAATGAACCGGCAACTCCTAACGGCTTCCAACAAGTCGAAGAAAGCAGTCATTTAGAATGCTTCCACAGTCAGAGCGAATGTGATCTGAGAGACGAGTTGGACGCAACCGTTCGTCAGCTCCCTGCGGCCTCTGACGGACCTGCTTCGTTCCCTTTACACGCTTCAGTAGAGCTTCAGGAGGAGTCGCAAATCAATCATTCCGCTTCTACTGGTCTTCAGTGGCAAAAAGACCCCGATAATACACAACTTGGATGTTCACAGCTGACTAGCAATAACTCCTCGCCGGAAGCGTACAGTCATCCTTCTTGTAGTCGGTGGTCTTCAGGATCTCCAGATGCAGCGGAGAGTCGGGAACGTTGCCGGGAGCCGCCCAAGAAATGGGGGCAAAGCTGCTGCTCCACTCCTGAATGTGTGCTCTCGGAGGAAGGAAGGGGAGCCATCCAACATCTCCACCCTTGGGGCCGCTCTGTGAGCGCACCTGAGGACACAGCAGAGCCATCAACACAAGGCGGGGTGGACCCTGCTGACCAAATGCTCGGAGGAGATTTTGAGCCTCTTAGTGCGGCCGCAAGCGTCGACACTTTACTGGAAGAGCAGAGGGTAGATGAGAGAAGAAGTGAAGTCATCTTAAATGTCAGTGACGCTACGGCGAAAAAAACAAACTCTTCGAGGAACCATCGGAGAAACCGTCGCCGTAGCGAGCGCTTTGCGACCAACCTCCGAAACGAGATCCAGAGGAAGAAGGCCCAACTTCAACAAAGCGCTGGCCCAGGAGGGTTGATCTCTTGCGGGGAAACGGTCCAGGAAGAGGACGGTGCAGATCTCCACGAAGAGTCTGAAGACCCGGACGCTGAAGTCAACAAAAGCCAAACCAAAGTGATATTTGGTGCACAAGATGAGAAATCAATCAATTCGGTCAAACAGAATTGTGACGATTCAGCATCTACGACCACATCCGTTCAAATTATGGACACGGGCGTTCCCAATTTCCGTGTCGGCGTCCGAGTGGTGGAGGAGCCGGCTCCGGCCGGCAAGGCCCGCCGCTGGCGTTGGACCCCCGAGCATAAACTCCAACCGGAACCCAGTAGACTGTATGGCGTcgttggcgagagcgtgtcgagGCACGGCGTTTGCGCCTTCACTTCCGCGCCCACCTGCGCCCACTCCGCTTCCTGTTCTCGGATGGAGGAGTCCGACATCCTTCCTTTTGCAGATAGGAGGAAGTTCTTTGAAGAGACCAGCAAGGCGTCCGGACTTCAGAAGTATCAGGAAGGGAGCGAGCGGGGCCCGTCCACAAACCAACGGAGGCACTCCTACCAGGGAGAAAAGGCGCGGCATTCAAACGCAGACCAAGACAAAAGGCCGTCGGTGTGCGACAGACAAAAGAAGAAGGAGCACGCGCCGAGTAAAGAACGGGAGGAGAGCGCTCGGGACAGAAAATGGGACAACACGTCGCGAGAAGTTGAGATGCAGCGGGAGAAGGAACGACAGGAAAGGGAAGTGGAAAGAGAGAGGCTCAGGGAGAAAGAGCGACAGGAAAGGGTGAGACTGTGGGAACGCCAGATGGAGTTCCAGTTGGAGAAGGAAGGAGAGGAAGAGATGAGAAGGCAaaggaaagagttttgcagGAAGCCAGACGGGAATCGTCAAGACCACTCGCATCCGAGCAACGGCAGCCAAGTCCGACCGACATTGTGCCAGGGAAGGAGGGACATGCCGACACAA TATCCTGCCCAGCAACATGAAACAAGCAAACTGAACAGAAAGTACAGCTTGACGGAGAG AGACTACACCGGCTGGAGACGGGAATCGCAGCCTGCAGACGGCATCGGTCTGCATCATCAGCCATCGTGGATCCCGGGACGGGCGATCGGCAACAGAAACGATTGCAACGGACACGCGGCAGCCCCCCTCTCCCAGTGGGGCCGCACCATGTCGGAAAACGATCTCCATGCCGGTCAGCGCCGGTCACGTTCCGTCGGCCCGATGTTGAGGGAAGTGGAGGAAGGAGCGGACTCGGCGGAGGACCCGCTGagccagaagaagaagaagaaaccacCACCGAGGCCCCCGCCGCCCAAGTGGGAGCAGTTCCACCGCAGGCGATCATCGCACCACACGCTATTTGCTTCTTCTTCGACCGCCCCTCCGCAACATCCCTGCACGGAACCGCCCTCGGAAGAGCAGCGCTTTTCTAGCGCCGAGCCGTCCAGGCAGAGGTCGTATAGCCTCCCGCCGCAGAGGCAGGAAGCGGCGGCGGAGGGGTGCCCGCGTTGCAGCTGCCACCAGCCTCGGACTCCAGATGCCGCCTTCGCCCACATCCCGGCCGATCGGCCTCACTTTGCTGAGCTCTCCTTTTCCATCGCCCCACCCAGTCCCATGTTATCCAGGCGGGCCTTCAGGCCGGTGATGCCGACCTACTTGGACCACCAGCACGAGAGCGAGACGGCACCCCCGCCTGCGCCTCAAAACAG TGAGGAGATGTGGAATTCTTACAAGCCACCATCCGGACCTGGAGCTGAGTGGGAGCGAAGTCTGTCATCCGGACTTCAAAGCGACTACACGCTTCCACTTGCTGTGGCAAATGGACACCTCAGTGGTGTTTTACTTCCTGAATCCTTCTCTGTGCTGAAccacaagcagcagcagcagcagatgtaTGTCCAGAGTGTTGAGCCACCAAAAGTCCAGGAAACCGGAACCGAGTCGGAGACCACCCTCAGCCCGAGTCCCACCCACAGCCTGGAGGCAGAACTGGATATCCCTTTCGAAACGGACATCGACGACTTCCAGGAAGACGAGGGACTTCCCGCGGAGGAGGAGCCGCTCACCAGCGAGCTTCCTTGCTTCGCCTTGCCGGCCACCGTCCTGGAGACGGACATCGACACCTTAACTGAGCCGCGGGCCGATCCGGTGGGCAGCGTCCGGACGGAGTGCAGCTCCGCGGAGGAGGAGCCGGAgagcggcagggagagactgAGCTTGGAAGAGCTCTTCCCTCACAGCGCTGAGGGAGAGTCGGGCACGGAGAGCTGGAAGGGGGCCTTCCACAACACTGATAGCTTGGACAG GCAGTCCGGCGCGAGTTCCAGTTGCTCCTCCTATTACAGCACGTCGGCGGCCAAGGCTCAGCTCTTGTCCCAGATGAAGGATTTGACCAACCGAGAGCGGGAAGAAGACGACGAGCTTACCTACAAG AGACAGCTGATGGAAAGTCTGCGAAAGAAACTGGGAGTACTGAGGGAAGCCCAGCGGGGGCTTCAGGACGACGTCCGAGCCAACGCGCAGCtgggagaggaagtggagggCATGGTGGTGGGCGTGTGCAAGCCCAACGAGGTGGACAAGTTCCGCATGTTCATCGGAGACCTGGACAAGGTGGTCAGCCTGCTGCTGTCGCTGTCGGGGCGTCTGCTGAGGGTGGAGACGGCGCTGGACATGCTCAACCCTGAAACTGAAGATGACGAGAGG CTCTCCCTGCTGGAGAAAAAACGCCAGCTCATGAGGCAGCTATCTGAGGCCCAGGACTTGAAGGACCACGTCGACCGCAGGGAGCAGGCCGTCAGCCGGGTTCTGGCCCGATGCCTTTCTCCCGAGCAGCACCGAGACTACAG CCACTTTGTGAAGATGAAAGCAGCCCTGCTGGTGGAGCAGAAGCAGCTGGAAGACAAGATCCGGCTGGGAGAGGAGCAACTGAGAGGGCTCAGGGAGAGTCTGGGGCTGGGCCTCGGTCTGGGATTGGGAATGTCCGTGGGATATGGACATTACTGA